In the genome of Pelodiscus sinensis isolate JC-2024 chromosome 3, ASM4963464v1, whole genome shotgun sequence, one region contains:
- the LOC142827708 gene encoding LOW QUALITY PROTEIN: kinesin-like protein KIF28P (The sequence of the model RefSeq protein was modified relative to this genomic sequence to represent the inferred CDS: inserted 1 base in 1 codon), producing the protein MKTFTFDLAYWSHSEFLKDKDGMLVSAGSNSRYAGQREVFRDLGQGVLDNAWQGYNATLLAYGQTGSGKSYSMIGYGANRGIIPVVCEELFKPIQNQENKQYQVTFSMLEIYNEQVIDLLSETKKPGGLKVREDQQQGFYVDGLKLVPCDSYAQIERLMEQGTKIRTTASTSMNATSSRSHMVITIQFKQIFLDEDITKQSIINLVDLAGSERQKSSGSEGDRLREGTRVNLSLTTLGNVISALAEVAMGKKVLHIPYRDSVLTKLLQSALGGNSRTIMIAAISPADICYEETLSTLRYAERTKKIKNKAVINASPXEKHIMELKAENDKLLSRLTGLGNSAKTVADETSMYNKVNPAKGTNHTRWFTVSQNVI; encoded by the exons aGAGAGGTCTTTCGTGACCTTGGTCAGGGAGTTCTGGACAATGCCTGGCAAGGTTATAATGCTACTCTCCTAGCCTATGGTCAGACTGGCTCAGGGAAGAGCTATTCTATGATTGGATATGGTGCAAACAGAGGCATAATTCCAGTTGTTTGTGAGGAGCTCTTCAAACCAATTCAGAACCAGGAGAACAAGCAATACCAG GTTACTTTCAGTATGCTGGAAATTTATAATGAGCAG GTAATAGATTTATTGTCTGAAACCAAGAAACCTGGTGGACTCAAGGTTAGAGAAGACCAGCAACAAGGGTTTTATGTGGATGGTTTGAAACTGGTGCCTTGTGACAGCTATGCACAAATTGAGCGGTTAATGGAACAAGGGACTAAAATAAGAACCACAGCTTCAACGAGCATGAATGCTACCAGCAGTCGATCTCACATGGTCATCACCATCCAATTCAAACAG ATTTTTCTTGATGAAGATATCACCAAACAGTCCATTATAAATCTGGTGGACTTGGCAGGAAGTGAAAGGCAAAAGTCTTCAGGCTCTGAAGGGGACAGACTGAGAGAAGGGACACGTGTAAATCTGAGTTTAACCACCTTAGGAAATGTCATCAG TGCTCTGGCTGAGGTGGCTATGGGGAAGAAAGTGTTACACATCCCATACAGAGACTCTGTTCTAACAAAACTCTTGCAGTCAGCACTCGGGGGAAACAGCAGGACTATCATG ATTGCAGCTATTAGTCCAGCAGACATCTGCTATGAAGAGACTTTGTCAACATTACGATATGCTGAGAG AACAAAAAAGATAAAGAACAAAGCTGTGATAAATGCAAGTC ATGAGAAGCATATAATGGAGCTGAAAGCAGAAAATGACAAACTGTTATCCAGATTGACTGGACTTGGAAACTCTGCGAAAACAGTAGCAGATGAAACAAGTATGTATAACAAAGTTAATCCTGCTAAAGGAACTAACCATACCAGATGGTTCACCGTTTCTCAAAATGTCATCTAG